One stretch of Zingiber officinale cultivar Zhangliang chromosome 6B, Zo_v1.1, whole genome shotgun sequence DNA includes these proteins:
- the LOC121991241 gene encoding chloride conductance regulatory protein ICln-like: protein MGLGLLHFDGHVVDDDGRPLLESDDSEELMHVEPGVAVALDSRPMESPGTLYVTSRRVIWLSNTDKGKGYAVDFLSLSLHVVSRDLETYPFPCIYTQIEIGDEDEESKSSDSESNDDLELSKVTEMRLLPSDAGKCIIVNYLLML from the exons ATGGGTTTAGGGCTGCTGCACTTTGATGGTCACGTCGTTGACGACGATGGACGACCCCTGCTGGAATCCGACGACAGCGAGGAGCTGATGCATGTTGAGCCTGGTGTCGCCGTCGCCCTCGATTCCCGACCCATGGAGTCGCCTGGAACTCTCTACGTCACCTCAAG GAGGGTGATTTGGCTGAGCAACACCGACAAAGGGAAAGGGTATGCGGTGGATTTCTTGTCGTTGTCCCTCCACGTTGTGTCAAGGGACCTGGAGACCTACCCCTTTCCTTGCATCTATACTCAG ATCGAGATAGGTGACGAAGATGAAGAGTCTAAAAGCTCAGATTCAGAAAGTAATGATGATTTGGAATTGTCAAAAGTCACTGAAATGAGACTTCTTCCTTCAGATGCTGGAAAGT GCATCATAGTTAAttatcttttgatgttgtaa